In the Zingiber officinale cultivar Zhangliang chromosome 5A, Zo_v1.1, whole genome shotgun sequence genome, TgtatctgcacctcctccttatTGTCGTATACCAATGAGGGCGGCTTCTCTCTGATGGCATTTACCTCCAATCAAGGGCACTTGGCAGCCTTAGCATCtgccttgaccatctccacataacaaTGTCGGGCTGCCACCTGGTCCCCTCGCACTTCTCCCACCAAATTCCCTAcggggaacttaatcttctggcaaTAGGTCGATACCACAGCTCAAAATTCATTGAGAGCTGGTCGGCCTAATATCACGTTGTACGCCGAAGGCGCAtctaccacgatgaagttcgtggTGCGCGTCCTTACCAAGGGCTCTTCTCCGAGCGAAACGGCCAATCTTGTCTGACCGATCGGCGAGACTTCGTTGCCAGTGAAATTGTACAGCGGTGTTGCCATAGGCAATAGCTCAGACCTATCGATCTACAATAAAtcgaatgcttgtttaaaaataatgtttaccgagcttcctgtgtcgatGAAAGTCCGGTGGACGGTGTAGTTTGCGATCACCGCCTTGATGATTAACGCGTCATCATGAGGGATTTCAACCCCCTCTAGGTCCTTGGGGCCGAAGTTGATCTCGGGCCCCTctgccttctccttgctgcatcctaCAGCGTAGATGGTCAGCTGCCGTGCGTGGCCCTtccgggctcggttggagtctcccccGGTTGGGCCAACTGAGATCATCCTGATCTCTCCACGGGAGGCGTTCCTCctgttctcctcttctcttgcTGAACTCCTATTCCGATCGGCTGAGGCTCGAGCGGGGCTTCTTTCTCGGGGACGATGCTCCCTCGGCTCCTGAGCCTCTCGACCCTCGACTTTTCGATTGATTCGGCGCTCAGGATGTCGGTCTCGCGTGGGAGATCGGTGCCTATACTCTTTGGGCTCAGGCCGATATATATTGGGGTCGCCTCGGCACTCCCACGTGTTGTGCGTCCCTGACTGATGGAACTTGCAGAACATCAGGGTCCACTTTATGCCTTTCTTGGGTTGAACGACTTCCATATGGACTGCATGTGTCCTTGGCTCGGGATATGGTTGTGGCCCCGTGGCCCTAGGACCGGTTGGAGGCTGGTGGTTGCTGGGTCTCCTCCGATCGGGCGCCTGTTGAGGGTCGATTGGCGCCTCTTTCCTGCAAGCTACTTGTGCCtcttctacattgatgtattTCGTGGCCTTCCTTTGGAGATGGGCGAAATCCTTCAGGGGCCTACGAATGAGGGATCGGAAAAACTCACATTCCATGAGTCCTTGGGTGAAAGCGTTTACCAGTACTTCTGATGAGACTGCTGGTATGTCCATCGCCATTTGGTTAAATCGCTGGATGTACGCCCTGAGCGCTTCTCGGGGACATTGCTTAAGTGAAAACAAGTTGACGCTTGTTTTCTGATGCCGACGGCTACTTGCGAAGTGATGCAGGAAAGCAgcccggaaatccttgaagctacgTATGGAGCCGGTCGGTAACCTGATGAACCACCGTTGGGCCGGTCCTGAAAGTGTTGTCAAGAATACCctgcactttactccatcggtgtACTGGTGGAGAGTGGCCGCGTTGTCGAACTTGGACAAGTGATAATTTGGATCGGTGCTctcattgtattccccgatcgccagtGGGGTGTAGTGGCGAGGTAAAGGATCTTCCATGATACCTCGTGAGAACTGCGCGTTAATCCGCTCGGGTGAATCCTCGTCCCGCggcgcttttccttttcttacATCTCTCTCCGGCGCCTCATCTGACGAGGAGCCTCGGTCTCGTCTAGCTACGCCTTCCTCTGAGGGTGTCCTAAATAACGCTCGATGGAAAGAAATTGGAGCGTTTGGCGCTGGTCCAGTTGTGTCTGATCTCTTACCTCCGATTGGCTGGATTATAGGTTCGGCCATGCGCCCAGGGTCTGCGGGCTGGCTGGACCCTGAGATGGCTGGCTCTTGTGCTGGCCGATCGGATATCATCCGCTGCTGCTGCTGTTCCATTGCTTTTGCAACTCCGGCTTGGATTAACCTTTCCAACTCCTCTATTGTCAGTGTGACAGTCGTCGCTCGTCCGACGTCTTCCATCCTCTGCTTCTGGGTTCAGGTTGatttcccacagacagcgccaatttgatcctgcccCGAAGCTGAGTGGACGGCTGCTGGGAAATACCGCTGATGTGGATCTTCGCGTGTGGTGGAAACGCCTCACTCCTCCGCGTGTGGTGGAAACGCCTCGCTCCTGCagtcacaagtcgttagtgccaagccgggagggggttctcggcgacggtcctccgacgctcaagtcacacaATCGGCTCCCAGAAAAGAgaaaggaatgaagaagtgaaatAGTGGTGCTCAGAAGTGTTTTTGCGCGTACCTCCGCGGATAGCCACTcctcttcttatatagagcttcgatGGGTTGACTACACACTTCCCGAGCGGACGTGACTTCCCACGTTTTCCTCAATAGTTAACATCGGGAAGGGATCCCTGACACCTTACCTTAAAGGGGCAGACGCATTTACGCTAGGGTGGCGCAATCTTCGTCCGTACGATTTCCTGTCCATTCGCGCCGTCAACCAGCGGCATTGACTCTCAAAAGGATGTTTAAGAcatattttccttttcttcttaaaTGTCAGCCGCTAATCTGATGGTACTTCCTTTGATCTATCCGGCCAGCCCACTCTGTGACATTCTACATTTATATATTCCGATCGGATTGGGCTTCATTCTCTCGGCTCGTCCTAGGTTCAAATCGGCCTCTTTAAACTCTTCAGCCTGGTTAGGCTGTGGGCTCGGCCTAACCCTCGCGAGTTTACCCCGCCGCTCGGCCACATGGGCCTGCCGCCCGGCTCGTCTCTTAGCTGACTCTCCTTTATCTGTGACGATCATCCAATCGTTGAACCTCCCCAGCGAAGGGGCCCCACCCTATGCCATCGCCGGATCAATAGTAATCAGAGTGCAATCTTATCTTACAAAAGGGTTCAGATGCAAGATTAGTTATCCtttcatcttgcacatttgatattctattaTCTTCACCTATAAaagtagttatgatataaattaagtaggaatatgatacatattTATGAAAATTAATGTTTTCTCTAACTTACATAGGCTTAAAATCGTAATGCAAATTTTGTATCTAACTTTTCCTCTACCTCACTTGCatccatttatggattttttatttgtagttgttgcTCGTACAAACTATCATGAAAGGTAATTTTAAGACAATTGGAATACCAAACAAAAATAAAGGGATAAGTGCTTGATTATATCAGTCAACTCACCTTATGTAGGATTTGACCTCATCATAGTTCAGGAGtatatatgtttttaaaacatggtaTTTTTGTTGATTTAACGATCTCAAAATAGATACACCCATTGGCTTATagtgaaacttgaaaatagaaaatatctTTGGATCTATCGGCCAAGTATCATCAAAATTTTGAGGGCATTTGTGATGTCTGATTTTCacattatcaacaaaataataagaGCAAAAAGAAGATACTTCTTCAACTAAATAAGCATTACATAtgcacccttcaactcttgctttgttatgaataatattctttaatttccttaaaatccGTTCAAATAGATACATCCATTTGTATTGCACATGACCAACTACTCGTGCATCATAAGGTAAATGAActagtagatgttccattgaataaaaaaactAGATGGGAATATGGGCTCAAACTTACATAGTATGAGAGGATATATATTTCTAGCCGAAGCTTATTGGTAGTCATAATACACAtcgctgtcaaatctctgaaaaattAGACTCAATTATGTAAGTGCTTGTCAAAAGTTATATGTAGTAGGTTATAAAAAGCTATTGAAATAAGTCATTGTATGAACACATGACAGTTATGCCTCTACATTCCAAACATTTTTAACTTGTTCATATCCACACATCGGGTCATATTTGATGCATTCCCATTaaggaatttgatttctttcaacgaACTACATAAAACTTGCTTGGCttctttgtctaatgtataacaagcctttggaaattGATTTGTTGTTTAATTTTGATGCAACTTGATATGTGCAAATCCGTAAGTGCACGAAAGTGATGTCAAATAATATAAGATATCAAATTCACAAGAATTGTTGATCAATTTTACAAATTAGACCTAATTGTCTAGACCAAATCAGAAATGTCAAATGTCACTAACGAATTGCCCAACGTCTAGTGAGAAATGAGGACAAGAGAGAGAAAAGCTAGATCAACAAGGCTGGAGAAAATCAATCAAAGAAAATGATTCTAAGACTTCAGTTTCACCTCTGTGCTAGCAAACACTTGACATATGTTTGAATTCTTGTTCTCAATGTTGACTTATGTAGGTAGACCATCCTATGGTATCCAATGTGAACTTTTGGTACTACAATGATGCATCAACCCTAATCATTGTTTAGTTTTGGAAGAATCATAATTAGTGATCGAAACCTATGGGAGACCCTATCACAAGATCCCTCGACCTCTAATTAACCACTTTTCCTACTGCGTGACAACGAATTAAGTTTAATCCATTAAACTCTATGACGACCTAGGGTTCCTCGCGACATTCCTGGTTGCACTTTCGTATCCAACTCTTCGTGTCTCGATTTTCTATGGGTTAGAAGGTTGGGTTCTCCTTTCAGTTCATCCTCAAACCCTTATGGGATACGAATCTTATGTTCTTGGCATTGAGATTGTGTTAATATAGTAGATTCGGACCACAATTCAACATTTCATAAAACAAGCAAGCAAACATGCAAAAGATCAATGAAATAGTGTTCACATCACACTAGGGCTGCGTTTGGTAGCCtgtaatctaccttgtaatgtaatccagattacattacaaagtcgattattttgtttggtttgatttaaaacttgtaatgtaatgtaatctggattacaaaaggtagtgaagatttgtaatctggattacaaagcaaatgctatgtaatccgattacattacgaggtcattgtTTCACCAAAGTTTAAATGCCGAATGTACCCCTAGTCTGTTGTCGACCGCCGCCCGCCACCGGTCGCTGACCTTCGTCGCCGGCCGCCGCCGGTCACCGCCGACCACCGCCAACCGCCGCCGGTCACCGCCGACCGCCGCCGACCGCCGCCGGTCACCGGCCGCCGCCCGCCGCCCGCCGCCGGTCGCTggccgccgccggtcgccggccgCCGCCCGTCGTTGGTCGCCGGCCGCCGTCGGTCGTCGGTCGTCGCCGGTCGCCGCCGGTCGTCGGCTGTCGCCGGCCGCCGCCGGTCGTCGGCCGTCGCCGGCCGCCGCCGGTCGTCGGCCGTCGCCGACCGCCGCCGGTCGCCATCCATCACCGGTCGTCGGTCGTCGACCGCCGCCAGTCGCCGATAGTcggccgccgccggtcgccgATCGTCGGCCACTGGTCGCCGCCGGCCGCCGGTAATTGGTCGCCACCGCCGCTGCCAATTGCCGGCCGTCGATCGCCGGCCGTTGATCGCCGTCCGCCTCCGCCACCGTTGCGCGCTGGTCGTCGCCCGCCTGCCGTCGCCCATCGCCGCCGATTGGCGAAGACGGTGGCCTGCTGCGGCGACCGACGGTGGCGGCGACAGCTGgtcacaggatatttttgtcattttataataatatgaattacattccttataaaaaataatggacaccaaacaaaagaatgtaatcacctttgtaatcaaagattacatacattacattaccaaacgtattaatgtaatcaagattacattacattacattacaaatttgattacatacaagctagattacattacacccaaccaaacgtagcctaggTTACTCCCtaatccccccccccccaaaaaaaataataataataacaaagggGTTACAATCACAAAACATATTCAACATCTCAAATAATCAGATTCAAATCCAGAAAAaatagagaagagagaaaagcttAGGATTGTTGTGAATCTTTCTCCTTGTCGCTCTTGATCTCTTCTTGTTGCTTTAATGGATCTGGAATGCCTTAAAGATTCCTCCTCTGGCCACCTTGGGGTCCATGGACGACCTAAGATTGAGATTCCTAATCCAAATGAAGAAAGCTCCTTAAATAGTGCAAAGAATCAAATGTTTGACACAGGTCATACCACTGGGCATGAGCGCCCGTGTTAAATGCAGAAACTTCAGATCTAGTATGGCAAAGAAGTAGAGTGGGGCACAACCCATGCCATTGGGCATGAGCGGCCATTGTAAGGAGGCAGAGTTGGGCACGAGCACCTGTGTCTAGACATGGGCTCTTCAAACTTGATCTCTTCACTTCCTATTTCGCTCTAACCCTCACTCCTGTCATCTAAATTACACGAGAGCAATATCTAGGAGTAATAAAGCATGAAAATGAAGCATAGAGTTAAGATATCATAAATCATGCATGCAAAAGTATGTCAAATGTAGCGTGAAAACATAATAAAAACTCTATATACTTCATGCTTATCAAAATCTCGCAGACCaaacctttgcttatcctcaagcaaatACTAATCTAGAAAGCATGTGAATAATATCCCCAATTTTGGTGAACTCATCTAGTCCTATCAAATGGTATCATCTTAAAGCACAAGTACTCAATTAGTTTCATCAAGCCTACATGCTAGTTAAGTTCACAGTGCATGGTTTGTTCCTAGGGTCTCAAATTCCTTCCTAGTCAAGTCTTTATTCAATTGTGTTCCCAAGATTTTCAGTGTTAGGCATTTACCTACCATACGCAAAGTTCATCCCCTCTTCTTGACACAAAGTCCCAAAGGCATACTCGGTGATGTGAGAAATAGATAGATATTTCCCCAGTGACCTAAGCGGTCTCAAAGGGGCATCCTATTCTTTCCACCCACACAACTATTTTTTAATCCCTTTatttcctctcttttttttttcttttctttcaccgtATTTTTACCAcaagtattttctttttttttttcatttatttttttttcatttccattttcttttcctttcatattgcttCTCACATAGGATTTTGAATTTTCCAAATAAGCTTACACACACCAAGCATAGTCTAGTAACTAAAGTGTTGGGAAAAGAATCACCTATTGTCACCTTGGTACTAGTCCAACTAAAGGAATCATGACTAGCTTGTATTAACTTAACCCTATAGAAACAAATCATGAGTGAAGTGAAATATCAAAGTATCAAGTATGCTATAGTGAAAGCAAATCAACTCAACACACTTTATCAGGGCTCTACCAAGGAATAGGAAAACATGAATCATCAAAAATAAAGGAACATATTCACATGGGATCAACAAAATTCAATCACATAAATCATGCTTTAAAGGATATTTCAtgtttttcatgcttcatgatcaTTAAAAAGAGTAGCAACCTAAAAAATTCTAACTCAACAATTAAAAACACAATCATGCAATAGAAGGAAAAAGTAAAGTTCCTAACTATGGGTATCACCAAACAATATGTACAAGGGAAGCTCACCATTTACTGAACTCAGAGTTGATCAGTTGGAGGAGGAAAAGGTGGGTACAAGCCTCCTCCGTCTCTACTCAAACCTTGGTAGTTGTATTGACGGTGCCAAAGGTATCTATGCTTTGTTTGAGTGGTCATTGTCTCCTCTCTTTTGCAGTGGTCTTGTTCTCATTGCCATTGTTCTCTCTGTTCACCCATGAATTACTTCACCTTGCCACAAAATTTTCTTTGCTCCTTCCATTCAGTGGCTTCCTCCTCTCTCCTTCTTGTTTCTGGATGGAAATATGAATGGTCCTCCTGATAATGTGTATCACCTCTCTG is a window encoding:
- the LOC121979404 gene encoding circumsporozoite protein-like, with amino-acid sequence MPNGMGCAPLYFFAILDLKFLHLTRALMPSAVAATVGRRSRPPSSPIGGDGRRQAGDDQRATVAEADGDQRPAIDGRQLAAAVATNYRRPAATSGRRSATGGGRLSATGGGRRPTTGDGWRPAAVGDGRRPAAAGDGRRPAAAGDSRRPAATGDDRRPTAAGDQRRAAAGDRRRPATGGGRRAAAGDRRRSAAVGGDRRRLAVVGGDRRRPATKVSDRWRAAVDNRLGVHSAFKLW